A genomic stretch from Acetobacter ascendens includes:
- a CDS encoding M16 family metallopeptidase, which produces MTDPINITRLPSGLTVVTERMERVETVSFGAYVATGTRHETAEENGVSHFLEHMAFKGTTSRSALRIAEEIENVGGHINAYTAREQTVYYVKLLKENLGLGVDIIGDILTNSTFDPAEMERERGVILQEIGQANDTPDDVVFDHFQETAFPNQPMGRPTLGTENLIREMSRETLMRYMKAHYTTDNMIVAAAGNLHHEDVVQRVQQHFANLSSSSAPATLSARYGGGEFRQVKELDQAHVVLGFPSFGYGDPDYFPALLLSTVLGGGMSSRLFQEIREKRGLVYSVYSFNAPFTDGGIFGIYAGTGAKECAELVPVTLEELNKIQRCVTEEELVRARAQLKASLLMSLESTGSRCEQIARQLQIFGRIIPTAETVSKIEAVNAGDICRAASRIFTGTPTLAALGPIEHIPSLQIITEKLAA; this is translated from the coding sequence ATGACAGATCCCATCAACATTACCCGCCTGCCCTCCGGCCTGACTGTTGTGACAGAACGCATGGAACGGGTGGAAACAGTTTCTTTCGGGGCCTATGTGGCCACAGGCACACGCCACGAAACGGCAGAAGAAAACGGTGTTTCCCACTTTTTGGAACACATGGCCTTTAAAGGCACAACCAGCCGCTCCGCCCTGCGCATTGCCGAGGAAATCGAAAATGTTGGCGGGCATATCAATGCCTACACCGCGCGGGAGCAGACCGTTTATTACGTCAAGCTCCTTAAGGAAAATCTGGGGCTGGGCGTTGATATCATTGGTGATATCCTCACCAACTCCACGTTTGATCCTGCTGAAATGGAGCGCGAACGCGGGGTTATTCTGCAAGAAATCGGGCAGGCAAATGATACGCCTGACGATGTGGTTTTTGATCATTTTCAGGAAACAGCTTTTCCTAACCAGCCTATGGGCCGCCCAACATTGGGCACGGAAAACCTGATCAGGGAAATGAGCCGCGAAACCCTGATGCGCTACATGAAAGCGCATTACACCACAGACAACATGATTGTGGCCGCCGCAGGCAACTTGCACCATGAAGATGTTGTGCAGCGCGTGCAGCAACATTTTGCCAATCTGTCTTCCTCTTCTGCACCAGCCACACTCTCTGCCCGTTATGGCGGTGGTGAATTCCGACAGGTGAAGGAACTGGATCAGGCACATGTTGTGCTGGGCTTCCCCTCCTTTGGGTATGGAGACCCGGATTACTTCCCCGCTCTTTTGCTTTCCACCGTGCTAGGTGGCGGCATGTCTTCCCGCCTGTTTCAGGAAATTCGGGAAAAGCGTGGGCTTGTTTACTCTGTCTATTCCTTCAACGCACCGTTCACCGATGGTGGCATCTTCGGCATTTACGCAGGCACAGGTGCCAAGGAATGTGCGGAACTGGTGCCCGTAACGCTGGAAGAACTGAATAAAATTCAGCGCTGTGTGACGGAAGAAGAATTGGTGCGCGCACGGGCACAGCTTAAAGCGTCGCTTTTGATGTCCCTGGAAAGCACTGGTAGCCGATGCGAGCAGATTGCCCGACAGTTACAGATTTTTGGCCGGATTATTCCTACAGCAGAAACCGTTAGCAAAATTGAAGCTGTAAACGCTGGGGATATTTGCCGTGCGGCATCGCGCATCTTTACAGGCACGCCCACGCTTGCAGCCCTTGGCCCGATTGAGCACATTCCTTCCTTGCAGATCATTACGGAGAAACTGGCAGCATGA
- a CDS encoding heme o synthase gives MSDSVATASLEAAAERRPRFKADQVGTRARDWIQLLKPRVISLVVFTGAAGMIVAPGHMNFFVALVTIFCICMASGAAGAINMWYDRDIDAVMQRTITRPIPGGRIPENEALAYGVGLSCLSVCLMWMATNTLAAGILAFSIFFYAVIYTMWLKRSTPQNIVIGGAAGAFPPMIGWAAATGHMAILPVVMFGIVFFWTPPHFWSLSLYACKDYGRAGIPMLPVVRGARHTRWQIFIYTLVLLAVSLVPSFMHLCGWLYTTTALVLGLGFIACAVRVLLEPQDAQGVSLKGDKAARISFRFSLAYLFFLFCGLLADHFLQAWV, from the coding sequence ATGAGTGACAGCGTGGCAACAGCTTCCCTTGAAGCAGCAGCAGAACGTCGTCCACGGTTTAAGGCCGATCAGGTTGGTACTCGTGCGCGGGATTGGATTCAGCTGCTAAAGCCACGCGTGATTTCGCTGGTTGTTTTTACCGGTGCGGCCGGCATGATTGTCGCACCCGGCCACATGAATTTCTTTGTGGCATTAGTAACCATCTTTTGCATCTGTATGGCCTCTGGCGCGGCTGGTGCCATCAATATGTGGTATGACCGCGATATTGATGCCGTGATGCAGCGTACCATTACACGCCCTATTCCGGGAGGGCGCATCCCAGAAAATGAAGCATTGGCTTACGGGGTAGGGCTTTCCTGCCTTTCTGTATGTTTGATGTGGATGGCAACCAACACGTTGGCTGCAGGCATTCTGGCATTTTCCATTTTCTTTTACGCCGTTATCTACACAATGTGGCTTAAGCGCTCCACACCGCAGAATATTGTGATTGGTGGTGCTGCAGGGGCTTTCCCACCCATGATCGGGTGGGCAGCGGCAACAGGCCACATGGCCATTCTGCCTGTTGTAATGTTTGGGATTGTCTTTTTCTGGACACCTCCGCATTTCTGGTCGCTCTCTCTGTATGCCTGCAAGGATTACGGGCGTGCGGGTATTCCTATGCTGCCGGTGGTGCGTGGTGCACGGCATACACGTTGGCAGATCTTTATTTACACGCTGGTGCTTCTGGCTGTTTCTTTGGTGCCATCCTTTATGCATCTGTGCGGTTGGTTGTATACAACTACGGCTTTAGTGCTTGGCCTGGGGTTTATTGCATGTGCTGTGCGCGTCTTGCTGGAACCGCAGGATGCGCAGGGTGTAAGCCTTAAAGGGGATAAAGCGGCCCGTATTTCATTCCGCTTTTCTCTGGCTTACCTGTTCTTTCTTTTTTGTGGTCTGCTGGCAGACCACTTCCTTCAGGCATGGGTGTAA
- a CDS encoding SMP-30/gluconolactonase/LRE family protein has translation MKHSFLRSVLPRRTVCRVMLAAALFSPFMGHPAWAVHMPKVPELPASALVPFMQSNQQIWDAILPLPDGRMLLEAPAWVGNTGPQLWVRQTDGNLAPYPDADWNNREAANDTHFVALAGMTRTADGSIWVLDSGVPNREKPPVAAPRLIQIDPTTNTVTHIVPVEANLLHQGSILSGIAVHGSTAYVPDSGVAGLLLIDIPSASGRRFLDHHPALTATKPIQTPTGPLLNANGQAIAVDTSMIAVSPDGTWIVMQPPAGFLYRVSTSLFTDPDVTPAAFEEGVTQWYKTPALGGLTIDNEGTLYWSDITTGSILSYTVGRIPRRLVTDERLKWPTTPGLDGHGHLYVAASQLDHSVGFGAASPSISWPITVYQLTLPTTPPPQ, from the coding sequence ATGAAGCATTCTTTCCTGCGTTCTGTTCTGCCGCGCCGCACGGTTTGCCGTGTTATGCTGGCGGCTGCCCTGTTCTCTCCTTTTATGGGGCACCCTGCATGGGCTGTGCATATGCCTAAAGTGCCGGAACTTCCTGCTTCCGCACTGGTGCCCTTCATGCAGTCCAATCAGCAGATATGGGATGCCATTTTACCCTTGCCGGATGGCCGAATGTTGCTGGAAGCCCCTGCATGGGTTGGCAATACTGGCCCGCAGTTATGGGTGCGGCAGACAGATGGCAACCTTGCCCCATACCCTGATGCTGACTGGAACAACCGTGAGGCAGCAAACGATACCCATTTTGTAGCTCTTGCAGGCATGACACGCACCGCAGATGGCAGCATCTGGGTGCTGGATAGCGGCGTGCCAAACCGAGAAAAACCACCTGTTGCGGCCCCGCGCCTGATCCAGATTGATCCAACCACCAACACAGTTACCCATATTGTGCCAGTAGAAGCCAATCTGCTGCACCAAGGCAGTATTCTTTCCGGCATTGCCGTGCATGGTTCTACAGCTTATGTGCCAGATTCTGGTGTAGCGGGACTGTTACTTATTGATATTCCATCGGCATCCGGGCGGCGTTTTCTGGACCATCACCCGGCCCTTACTGCCACCAAACCCATCCAGACCCCTACAGGCCCGCTTTTGAATGCGAATGGTCAGGCCATTGCCGTAGATACCAGCATGATTGCCGTAAGCCCGGATGGCACATGGATTGTTATGCAACCGCCTGCAGGTTTTCTGTATCGTGTGTCCACCTCCTTATTCACGGACCCGGACGTTACTCCGGCAGCATTTGAGGAAGGCGTGACACAGTGGTATAAAACCCCCGCATTGGGCGGCCTGACCATTGATAATGAGGGCACGCTTTATTGGTCTGATATCACCACAGGCAGCATCCTCAGCTACACAGTTGGGCGCATTCCGCGCCGATTGGTTACGGATGAACGCCTGAAATGGCCCACCACCCCCGGTCTGGATGGGCATGGGCATTTGTATGTAGCGGCTAGTCAGCTTGATCACAGCGTGGGTTTTGGGGCAGCCTCGCCTTCTATTTCATGGCCTATTACGGTGTATCAGCTTACGCTACCTACAACGCCTCCACCGCAATAA
- a CDS encoding tetratricopeptide repeat protein has translation MQMDTQVESALVLLAQGNAEQALRVLQNCLQQNPYHAGALHGLACVARAGGDNRAAVALAAKAVQLQAEPHFHITLGLALLAEGQVEAARAAIHVAILESPRDPRAHDAMASVLEAQQRIAEAERALRTAIRLRPLEQERHLALAAFLSRHGLLEKAIEVSGKALQLDTQNLFAQNLHGMILHGAGKAAEAEPYFRVVAAKLPTSAPALANHGAALFATRSYEEARDVLAKSAQLEPKAAETRSNLGLVQMALGRLQEAAQELQAACVLQQNDARLMLNYATVFADLGERRQAEALFCKVEKQAGNSTDAARARMNRGVLYLAEGRFAKGWELFEARQLLVAPPACAAGLPQWDGAPQEKPVLLYAEQGLGDVLQFLRYVVPAAQRVPVLLYVPQSIRSFVQQMDLARLPHVTICTSQHVPKAVAACGLMSLPDVLGMEAPFAWQPDIAGIQKSASNKKAALNVGLCWAGSSTYQFDRRRSINPQMLAPLGRLNTVEFQSLQKNNEEAQQFLFPMAELPQGDVLKTSRVMAGLDVVITVDTMIAHLGGLLGLPVLLLDRFGGDWRWAEGSTITQPDGEVHSLWYPSVRVIRQPQAGEGDAPWQPCIVTVLQILQKMAEKRTDMVP, from the coding sequence ATGCAGATGGATACGCAGGTGGAATCTGCACTGGTATTGTTGGCGCAGGGCAATGCGGAGCAGGCGTTACGTGTTCTGCAAAACTGTTTGCAGCAGAATCCGTACCATGCTGGCGCACTGCATGGCCTAGCCTGTGTAGCGCGCGCGGGAGGAGATAACCGTGCCGCAGTGGCCTTGGCTGCCAAGGCTGTGCAGTTACAGGCAGAACCGCATTTTCATATTACGTTAGGTTTGGCTTTGTTGGCGGAGGGGCAGGTGGAGGCAGCGCGAGCGGCCATTCATGTAGCCATTCTAGAATCACCAAGAGACCCACGCGCGCATGATGCCATGGCCTCTGTTTTGGAAGCACAGCAGCGCATTGCCGAGGCTGAACGTGCTTTGCGCACGGCTATAAGGTTAAGGCCATTGGAGCAGGAACGGCATTTGGCGTTGGCTGCTTTTTTGTCGCGTCATGGGCTGTTGGAAAAAGCGATAGAGGTTTCCGGCAAGGCCTTGCAGTTGGATACACAAAACCTGTTTGCACAAAATCTGCACGGCATGATCCTGCACGGAGCAGGCAAGGCGGCAGAAGCCGAACCTTATTTTCGGGTTGTGGCAGCCAAACTGCCAACATCTGCACCTGCTCTGGCTAATCATGGAGCGGCGTTGTTTGCCACGCGTAGTTATGAGGAGGCCCGAGACGTTCTGGCAAAGTCTGCGCAGCTAGAGCCCAAAGCAGCAGAAACACGTAGTAATCTGGGGTTAGTGCAGATGGCGCTGGGCCGCTTGCAAGAAGCTGCACAGGAATTGCAAGCAGCATGTGTACTACAGCAGAATGATGCCCGTTTGATGCTCAATTACGCCACGGTTTTTGCTGATCTGGGCGAAAGAAGGCAGGCGGAAGCATTGTTTTGCAAGGTAGAAAAACAGGCCGGTAACAGCACGGATGCCGCCCGAGCACGTATGAACCGTGGCGTGTTGTATTTGGCCGAAGGCCGCTTTGCTAAGGGTTGGGAACTGTTTGAAGCACGCCAGCTCCTTGTTGCCCCTCCGGCTTGTGCCGCTGGGTTGCCTCAGTGGGATGGTGCTCCACAGGAAAAACCCGTGCTGCTCTACGCAGAGCAGGGATTGGGCGATGTGTTGCAGTTTCTACGTTATGTTGTTCCAGCGGCTCAGCGTGTTCCGGTTTTGCTGTATGTGCCGCAAAGCATACGCAGTTTTGTGCAACAGATGGATCTGGCACGCCTGCCACATGTCACAATATGCACAAGCCAGCATGTGCCAAAAGCCGTAGCAGCTTGTGGCCTTATGAGTTTGCCAGATGTATTGGGTATGGAAGCGCCGTTTGCATGGCAGCCTGATATTGCAGGTATTCAAAAATCTGCATCTAACAAGAAAGCCGCTTTGAATGTTGGGCTGTGTTGGGCAGGTAGCTCAACGTATCAGTTTGATCGCAGGCGTTCGATTAATCCGCAGATGCTCGCACCATTGGGGCGGCTGAATACTGTTGAGTTTCAGTCGCTTCAAAAAAATAATGAGGAAGCGCAACAGTTCCTGTTCCCAATGGCGGAATTACCGCAAGGTGATGTGTTGAAAACATCCCGTGTTATGGCAGGGCTGGATGTGGTGATAACTGTAGACACCATGATAGCGCATTTGGGCGGTCTGCTAGGCCTGCCGGTGTTGCTGCTTGATCGCTTTGGTGGGGATTGGCGCTGGGCTGAAGGGTCTACCATTACGCAGCCCGATGGAGAGGTGCATAGCCTGTGGTATCCTTCCGTTAGGGTTATTCGTCAGCCACAGGCAGGTGAGGGTGATGCCCCGTGGCAGCCCTGTATCGTAACCGTTCTGCAGATTTTGCAGAAGATGGCTGAAAAACGCACGGATATGGTGCCTTAA
- a CDS encoding Tim44 domain-containing protein yields MKPRILAPVLTAFLSIGLIAGPLALHADARPGQGGSMGSRGSRTWSAPPPTRTAPYSAAPMERSITPRTAPSPNSGPQTTPFARPAAPFAQSGVRHPFLTGFAGGFLGAGLFGLLSGHGFFGGMHSFFSLIGLMIQIAFVVMIIMWLVRRFTGNKSSGGSSFSMGAGGVANSPGVTPGAMPSAGGNASLQINTADYQAFQQTLMDIQTAWNQQNIPTMQQMATPEMVSYFNEQLSALASQGARNVVSDVHFIQGDLAEAWRENGMDFATVAMRYSLIDLTTNATGQVIQGSSTEPVNITELWTFTRPSRGGRWLLSAIQQTRQ; encoded by the coding sequence GTGAAACCCCGCATTCTTGCACCTGTTCTCACTGCCTTCCTGAGCATCGGCCTTATTGCGGGGCCTTTGGCCCTGCATGCTGATGCCCGCCCCGGCCAAGGTGGCTCTATGGGCAGCCGTGGCAGCAGAACATGGAGCGCCCCTCCGCCCACACGTACGGCACCTTATAGTGCGGCCCCGATGGAACGCTCCATTACGCCGCGCACGGCGCCTTCCCCTAACTCTGGGCCGCAAACCACACCGTTTGCACGCCCAGCAGCCCCCTTTGCTCAATCTGGTGTTCGACACCCATTCCTAACCGGGTTTGCTGGTGGGTTTTTGGGGGCCGGTTTGTTTGGCCTGCTGAGTGGGCACGGCTTTTTTGGCGGCATGCACAGCTTTTTCAGCCTGATTGGGTTGATGATCCAGATAGCCTTTGTTGTCATGATCATCATGTGGCTGGTGCGTCGCTTTACTGGCAATAAAAGCTCTGGTGGCAGCAGTTTTTCCATGGGGGCTGGCGGTGTGGCCAATTCACCAGGTGTAACGCCGGGGGCTATGCCTTCTGCCGGTGGGAATGCTTCTTTGCAAATTAACACTGCAGATTATCAGGCCTTCCAGCAAACGCTGATGGATATTCAGACAGCGTGGAACCAGCAGAATATTCCGACCATGCAGCAAATGGCCACACCGGAAATGGTGTCCTATTTCAACGAGCAGCTTTCTGCCCTTGCCAGCCAAGGGGCGCGTAACGTTGTTTCGGATGTGCATTTTATTCAGGGGGATTTGGCCGAGGCATGGCGCGAAAACGGTATGGATTTTGCCACTGTTGCCATGCGCTATAGCCTGATTGACCTTACAACCAATGCTACGGGGCAAGTTATTCAGGGTAGCTCTACCGAACCGGTGAACATTACCGAGTTGTGGACCTTTACCCGGCCTTCTCGCGGGGGGCGCTGGCTTCTTTCGGCCATACAGCAAACCCGCCAGTAA
- a CDS encoding carboxypeptidase M32: MNKAYLSLERHFARLSSLNDAIGILCWDKEVIMPSGAAERRAENLAMLEGLSHEILTAPVVAELLEQAEPGDDIWRRANLEEMRRLHAHATALPGELVEASTQATARCEMVWRTARENGDFAAILPTLSEVLRLTREVAVATGAKLGLSPYDALLDTFDPGTRQTDIDPVFTQLAAGLPELIGTVLEKQNSLPAATPLPGPFSVPQQEALGRQLMQQLGFDVTRGRLDVSTHPFCGGATHDVRLTTRYDESDFIPAMMGVLHETGHALYDMGLPETWLSQPVGQAGGMTLHESQSLLMEMQVCRSNAFAGWLVPKLQAAFDVPAGTAGWDAQNIHRLLTHVQPGFIRVDADEVTYPAHILVRYELEKALISGDLPLADLPAAFNERIHALLGLHVPDDGRGCLQDIHWPEGLFGYFPCYTLGALTAAQLREAACKQLPQIMPAIAKGDFTPLLGWLRENVHGRARSASMPQIVQDATGRKLDASTYLAHIHRRYVERAEDA, encoded by the coding sequence ATGAATAAAGCCTATCTTTCCCTTGAACGCCACTTTGCCCGCCTTTCCTCCCTAAATGATGCCATTGGCATACTCTGCTGGGATAAGGAGGTGATCATGCCCTCCGGTGCGGCAGAACGCCGGGCAGAAAATCTGGCCATGCTGGAAGGCCTGAGCCACGAAATTCTAACAGCCCCAGTTGTTGCAGAACTTCTGGAACAGGCAGAACCGGGTGATGATATCTGGCGCCGTGCCAATCTGGAAGAAATGCGCCGCCTGCATGCCCATGCTACGGCCCTCCCCGGAGAACTAGTAGAAGCCAGCACGCAGGCCACGGCCCGATGCGAAATGGTATGGCGCACCGCGCGCGAGAATGGTGATTTTGCAGCCATTCTGCCCACACTCTCCGAAGTGCTGCGCCTCACGCGTGAAGTTGCGGTTGCTACAGGGGCAAAGCTAGGCCTTTCCCCCTACGATGCGCTGTTGGACACGTTTGACCCCGGCACCCGGCAAACAGACATAGACCCGGTTTTTACACAGCTTGCTGCAGGCCTACCTGAACTGATTGGCACAGTTCTGGAAAAACAGAACAGCCTGCCCGCCGCGACACCACTGCCCGGACCATTTTCCGTGCCGCAGCAGGAAGCGCTAGGCCGCCAGCTTATGCAGCAGCTTGGGTTTGATGTGACACGCGGACGGCTGGATGTCAGCACGCACCCGTTCTGCGGTGGAGCAACGCATGATGTGCGGCTAACCACACGTTATGATGAAAGTGATTTCATTCCCGCCATGATGGGCGTGCTGCATGAAACAGGCCACGCCCTGTATGATATGGGCCTGCCAGAAACATGGCTCTCCCAACCTGTCGGGCAGGCTGGCGGCATGACGCTGCATGAAAGCCAATCCCTGCTGATGGAAATGCAGGTGTGCCGCTCCAATGCTTTTGCTGGCTGGCTAGTCCCCAAACTTCAGGCAGCTTTTGATGTGCCCGCAGGCACTGCTGGCTGGGATGCTCAGAACATTCATCGCCTTCTCACCCACGTACAACCCGGCTTTATTCGGGTTGATGCTGATGAAGTCACTTATCCGGCCCATATTTTAGTGCGTTATGAACTGGAAAAAGCACTGATTTCCGGTGATTTGCCTCTGGCTGATCTGCCTGCTGCATTTAATGAGCGCATCCACGCGCTTCTGGGCCTGCATGTGCCGGATGATGGACGCGGCTGCTTGCAGGATATTCACTGGCCGGAGGGGCTGTTCGGTTACTTCCCGTGCTACACTCTTGGCGCCTTAACAGCAGCGCAACTGCGAGAAGCCGCTTGCAAACAGTTACCACAGATTATGCCTGCCATTGCAAAAGGTGATTTTACGCCACTATTGGGTTGGTTGCGTGAAAACGTACATGGCCGTGCACGCAGCGCCTCCATGCCGCAAATTGTGCAAGACGCCACAGGACGCAAGCTGGATGCCTCCACCTATCTGGCCCATATCCACCGGCGTTATGTGGAACGCGCGGAAGACGCATAA
- a CDS encoding TldD/PmbA family protein, producing the protein MTEQTLDRISDLVARARKAGADAADAVFVRSVAAGAGVRNGVTEELERSETTDLGLRVFAGKKSAILSTTTPEPSRFDALIEQAMAMARVLPEDQYAGLNPLAQQGRFTQNDLELADSAEPTTEELLARARAGEEAALAIKGVTNSAGSSASCGRTEVYLVTSAGFSGSYTRTQHSNSVCVLAGSGDGMQRDYDYHGTVWLRDLKDAAELGKSAGEKAIARLNPIKPRTGRYPVVFHPRVAGSFLGHFAGAITGTAIARGTSFLKDKLGQSIFAKDVTITDDPTRKKGLRSRPFDGEGMQVAPLHLVEHGALQSWILDSRSARQLGLQSNAHAARGTSGPPGPSATNLFFEPGTLSPTELMADIKEGLYITEMMGSSINGLTGDYSRGASGFMIRDGKIAESAAEFTLAGNLLDIFASITLANDLDFRFGTDAPTLRTDALSIAGA; encoded by the coding sequence ATGACGGAACAAACCCTAGACCGTATTTCTGATCTGGTTGCCCGCGCACGTAAGGCTGGAGCAGATGCAGCAGACGCCGTATTTGTCCGCAGCGTGGCGGCTGGTGCCGGTGTCCGCAATGGCGTGACAGAAGAACTGGAACGATCTGAAACCACGGATCTGGGGCTTCGTGTTTTTGCTGGCAAAAAAAGTGCCATTCTTTCTACCACCACGCCTGAGCCTTCACGCTTTGATGCGCTGATAGAACAAGCCATGGCCATGGCCCGCGTGCTGCCAGAAGATCAATACGCTGGCCTCAACCCACTGGCCCAGCAAGGCCGCTTTACCCAGAATGATCTGGAACTAGCGGATTCGGCAGAACCTACGACTGAAGAACTGCTGGCCCGCGCACGCGCTGGAGAAGAAGCGGCTCTGGCCATAAAAGGCGTTACCAACAGCGCTGGCAGCAGCGCCTCTTGCGGGCGCACAGAAGTATATTTGGTGACATCTGCCGGATTTTCCGGGAGCTATACCCGCACACAGCACTCCAACTCTGTATGCGTGCTGGCGGGTTCCGGCGATGGCATGCAGCGTGATTACGATTACCACGGCACAGTCTGGCTGCGTGATCTGAAAGATGCGGCAGAACTTGGCAAAAGTGCTGGGGAAAAAGCCATTGCACGCCTTAACCCCATTAAACCCCGCACTGGCCGTTATCCCGTTGTGTTTCACCCACGGGTAGCAGGTAGCTTTCTGGGCCACTTTGCTGGGGCCATTACGGGCACGGCTATTGCACGCGGCACATCCTTTTTGAAGGATAAACTCGGGCAATCCATCTTTGCCAAAGATGTAACCATTACGGATGATCCAACCCGTAAAAAGGGCCTGCGCTCCCGCCCGTTTGATGGCGAAGGCATGCAGGTTGCACCATTGCATCTGGTAGAACATGGCGCTTTGCAAAGCTGGATTCTGGATAGCCGAAGCGCCCGCCAACTTGGGCTGCAAAGTAATGCCCATGCTGCGCGCGGAACATCTGGCCCTCCCGGCCCTTCTGCTACCAATCTGTTTTTTGAGCCCGGCACACTCTCCCCCACCGAACTGATGGCAGATATTAAGGAAGGACTCTACATTACTGAAATGATGGGCTCTTCCATCAATGGCCTTACCGGTGATTACAGCCGTGGCGCTTCCGGGTTTATGATTCGTGATGGCAAGATTGCAGAATCCGCTGCCGAGTTCACCTTGGCGGGCAACCTTCTGGATATTTTTGCGTCCATTACGTTAGCTAATGATCTGGACTTCCGTTTTGGCACGGACGCCCCCACATTACGTACAGATGCCCTAAGCATTGCCGGGGCATAA
- the thrC gene encoding threonine synthase encodes MRYISTRGNAPVLSFADVLLTGLAEDGGLYLPETWPEFSLSDWESLRGLPYPELATRVLAPFAAPDIDLETLRGLCAKAYANFDHPAIVPLTQVEDGLFVQELFHGPTLAFKDMAMQVLGQLFEHVLTQWNDHVTIVGATSGDTGSAAIEACRGRDRLSVVILHPKGRTSEVQRRQMTTVLDSNITNLAVEGTFDDCQDLVKALFADLPFRREMHLSAVNSINWARIAAQIPYYVYAALNFGAPEREVSFAVPTGNFGNILAAWAARKMGLPIKHLCVGSNRNDILTRFLNANDMTIKGVVPSLSPSMDIQVSSNFERLLFELLGRDSAACARIMTGFRATGHMDVPEEVWENARTVFSGLALDDEQTEAEIRNLHQKSNYLADPHSAIGIAAGRKFRQPGVPMIAEATAHPAKFPDAMVAATGIHPALPVHLEDLFEREERYRTVPATEGALKDAVRAAVLANAP; translated from the coding sequence ATGCGCTATATTTCCACTCGCGGGAATGCTCCCGTCCTTTCCTTTGCCGATGTTCTGCTTACCGGTCTTGCCGAGGATGGCGGCCTGTATCTGCCCGAAACATGGCCCGAATTCTCGCTGTCTGATTGGGAAAGCCTGCGTGGCCTGCCCTATCCAGAACTGGCTACCCGTGTTCTGGCCCCGTTTGCGGCACCGGATATTGATCTGGAAACACTGCGCGGCCTGTGTGCCAAGGCCTATGCCAACTTTGACCACCCAGCCATTGTGCCACTCACTCAAGTAGAAGATGGCCTGTTTGTGCAGGAACTGTTCCACGGCCCCACGCTGGCGTTCAAAGACATGGCCATGCAGGTGCTTGGCCAGCTTTTTGAACACGTGCTGACCCAGTGGAATGACCACGTAACCATTGTAGGCGCCACATCTGGTGATACAGGCTCTGCCGCTATTGAAGCCTGCCGTGGGCGGGACCGTCTATCTGTTGTCATCCTCCATCCTAAAGGCCGCACATCTGAAGTGCAGCGCCGCCAGATGACAACCGTGCTGGATTCCAACATCACCAATCTGGCCGTTGAAGGCACGTTTGATGACTGTCAGGACTTGGTAAAGGCTTTGTTTGCTGATCTGCCTTTCCGCCGGGAAATGCACCTTTCCGCCGTAAATTCCATCAACTGGGCACGTATTGCCGCTCAGATTCCCTACTATGTTTATGCGGCACTGAACTTTGGTGCTCCAGAGCGTGAAGTTTCCTTTGCTGTGCCTACAGGCAACTTTGGCAACATTCTTGCTGCTTGGGCTGCACGCAAAATGGGGCTGCCTATCAAACATCTGTGCGTTGGCTCCAACCGGAACGATATTCTCACCCGGTTCCTGAATGCCAATGACATGACAATCAAAGGTGTGGTGCCTAGCCTTTCACCTTCCATGGACATTCAGGTTTCTTCCAACTTTGAACGTCTGCTATTTGAACTTCTGGGCCGTGATTCTGCTGCCTGCGCACGTATCATGACCGGCTTCCGTGCCACGGGGCATATGGATGTGCCTGAAGAAGTGTGGGAAAATGCCCGCACCGTCTTCTCCGGCCTTGCGCTGGATGATGAACAGACGGAAGCAGAAATTCGCAACCTGCACCAGAAATCCAATTATCTGGCAGACCCTCACAGCGCCATTGGTATTGCCGCGGGCCGCAAGTTCCGGCAGCCCGGCGTGCCTATGATTGCAGAAGCCACAGCGCATCCGGCCAAGTTCCCCGATGCCATGGTGGCAGCTACGGGTATTCATCCGGCATTGCCTGTGCATCTGGAAGATCTGTTTGAGCGGGAAGAACGTTATCGTACTGTTCCGGCAACCGAAGGCGCACTTAAAGATGCTGTGCGCGCTGCGGTACTGGCAAACGCTCCCTAA